Proteins from a single region of Verrucosispora sp. NA02020:
- the araA gene encoding L-arabinose isomerase, with protein MATHPEPEVWFLTGSQAMYGEDTLRQVAEQSRQIAALLDDSPDIPARVVWKPVLTTSADILEVCRDAAVQGAVGVIAWMHTFSPAKMWISGLDALRTPLLHLHTQANVRLPWDEIDMDFMNLNQAAHGDREFGFIQTRLGVARKTIAGHVSDPRVVTRVGSWTRAAIGWSAMRSLRLARFGDNMRDVAVTEGDKVEAELRFGVSVNTYGVNDLVRVVDEVADAQIDDLVKEYNDTFRVAAELRPGGERHDSLRYAARLELGMRTFLDAGGFRAFTTNFEDLGGLRQLPGIAVQRLMADGYGFGGEGDWKTSVLVHTLKAMSAGAQGGTSFMEDYTYDLTPGEELILGAHMLEVCPTIAADKPNVEIHPLSIGGREDPVRLVFDAEPGPAVVLGLADMGERFRLVANEVDVVPPPQPLRRLPVARAVWRPRPHLAGSAEAWITAGAPHHTVLSHAVGVEELHDLAEMSRTELVVIDANTESRRFADELRWNQAYYRLARGF; from the coding sequence ATGGCAACGCATCCTGAACCCGAGGTCTGGTTCCTCACCGGAAGCCAGGCGATGTACGGCGAGGACACCCTCCGGCAGGTGGCCGAGCAGTCCCGTCAGATCGCCGCACTGCTCGACGACTCGCCGGACATCCCGGCCCGGGTGGTCTGGAAGCCGGTGCTGACCACCAGCGCGGACATCCTGGAGGTCTGCCGGGACGCCGCGGTGCAGGGTGCGGTCGGGGTCATCGCGTGGATGCACACCTTCTCGCCCGCGAAGATGTGGATCTCGGGTCTGGACGCGCTGCGTACTCCGCTGCTGCACCTGCACACCCAGGCCAACGTCCGGCTGCCCTGGGACGAGATCGACATGGACTTCATGAACCTGAACCAGGCCGCCCACGGCGACCGGGAGTTCGGTTTCATCCAGACCCGGCTCGGGGTGGCCCGCAAGACCATCGCCGGCCACGTCAGCGACCCCCGCGTGGTCACCCGTGTCGGCTCGTGGACCCGGGCGGCGATCGGCTGGTCGGCGATGCGTTCCCTGCGCCTGGCGCGGTTCGGCGACAACATGCGCGACGTCGCGGTGACCGAGGGGGACAAGGTCGAGGCGGAGTTGCGCTTCGGTGTCTCGGTGAACACCTACGGGGTCAACGACCTGGTGCGGGTGGTCGACGAGGTCGCCGACGCGCAGATCGACGACCTGGTCAAGGAGTACAACGACACCTTCCGGGTCGCCGCCGAGCTGCGTCCCGGCGGTGAGCGACACGACTCGCTGCGGTACGCCGCACGGCTGGAACTGGGGATGCGGACCTTCCTGGACGCGGGCGGGTTCCGGGCCTTCACCACGAACTTCGAGGACCTCGGCGGCCTGCGCCAACTGCCCGGCATCGCGGTGCAGCGGCTGATGGCCGACGGCTACGGCTTCGGCGGCGAGGGTGACTGGAAGACCTCGGTGCTGGTCCACACGCTCAAGGCGATGTCGGCCGGCGCGCAGGGCGGCACCTCCTTCATGGAGGACTACACCTACGACCTGACGCCGGGCGAGGAGTTGATCCTCGGCGCGCACATGCTGGAGGTGTGCCCGACGATCGCCGCGGACAAGCCGAACGTGGAGATCCACCCGTTGAGCATCGGCGGTCGGGAGGACCCGGTCCGGTTGGTCTTCGACGCCGAGCCGGGACCGGCGGTGGTGCTCGGGCTGGCGGACATGGGGGAGCGGTTCCGGCTGGTCGCCAACGAGGTGGACGTGGTGCCCCCGCCGCAGCCGCTGCGCCGGTTGCCGGTGGCCCGGGCGGTGTGGCGGCCACGCCCGCACCTGGCCGGGTCGGCCGAGGCGTGGATCACCGCCGGTGCCCCGCACCACACCGTGCTCTCGCACGCGGTCGGCGTGGAGGAACTGCACGACCTCGCCGAGATGAGCCGTACCGAGCTGGTCGTCATCGACGCGAACACCGAGTCTCGTCGTTTCGCCGACGAGCTTCGCTGGAACCAGGCGTACTACCGCCTCGCCCGGGGCTTCTGA
- the pip gene encoding prolyl aminopeptidase produces MIEPYDTGMLDVGDGNQVYWEVSGNPEGVPAVVLHGGPGSGSTTRHRRALDPERFRVVLFDQRNCGRSTPSAADPSTDLSANTTAHLVADIERLREHLGIARWVVYGGSWGATLALAYATHHPDRVRGMVLVAVTMTRRSEVDWLYRGGGRFFPEAWQRFVAHAGVPGYALPTDSQPPIEPVLLRYGQLLADPDPAVRARAAAQWCAWEDALISEESNGQPGQYSAGELRQRLTMTRICAHYFGNGAFMADGEILRDVPKLTGIPGVLVHGRNDVSGPAITPWEIAQAWPGARLHVVGDAGHTGSETMRRVLSEAADTMART; encoded by the coding sequence ATGATCGAGCCGTACGACACCGGGATGCTCGACGTCGGCGACGGCAACCAGGTCTACTGGGAGGTCAGCGGCAACCCCGAGGGCGTACCCGCCGTCGTCCTGCACGGCGGTCCCGGCAGCGGCAGCACGACCCGGCACCGACGGGCACTCGATCCGGAGCGGTTCCGCGTCGTGCTCTTCGACCAGCGCAACTGTGGGCGCAGCACGCCGTCGGCGGCCGACCCGAGCACCGATCTGAGCGCCAACACCACCGCCCATCTCGTCGCCGACATCGAACGGCTGCGCGAGCACCTCGGCATCGCCCGCTGGGTGGTGTACGGCGGGTCGTGGGGCGCGACGCTCGCGCTGGCGTACGCGACGCACCATCCCGACCGGGTACGCGGCATGGTGCTGGTCGCGGTGACCATGACCCGACGCTCCGAGGTGGACTGGTTGTACCGCGGCGGGGGCCGGTTCTTCCCCGAGGCGTGGCAACGATTCGTCGCCCACGCCGGCGTGCCGGGCTACGCGCTGCCGACCGACAGCCAACCACCGATCGAACCGGTCCTGCTGCGCTACGGCCAGCTCCTCGCCGACCCGGACCCGGCGGTACGGGCCCGGGCCGCAGCGCAATGGTGCGCATGGGAGGACGCGCTCATCTCCGAGGAGAGCAACGGCCAGCCCGGCCAGTACTCCGCCGGGGAACTGCGACAGCGGCTGACGATGACCCGCATCTGCGCGCACTACTTCGGCAACGGCGCGTTCATGGCCGACGGCGAGATCCTGCGCGACGTCCCGAAGCTGACCGGCATCCCCGGTGTGCTGGTGCACGGCCGCAACGACGTGAGCGGACCGGCGATCACGCCGTGGGAGATCGCGCAGGCGTGGCCCGGGGCACGTCTGCACGTCGTCGGGGACGCCGGGCACACCGGCAGCGAGACCATGCGGCGCGTCCTGTCCGAGGCGGCGGACACGATGGCGCGCACCTAG
- a CDS encoding MarR family winged helix-turn-helix transcriptional regulator translates to MATSDPGPGVLGTRLATLMELLDGGIGQVYAEIGLPGLRARFAPVLLVVADDGPCSIRAVATAIDVTHSAASQTVAAMARAGLVEAIPGRDARTRMVTLTDEGRRVLPALRAEVAATTTATRELETELSMPLHVLVDEALAALARRPMRDRIIAADPGLLGVRGGAAGAGGRRAGGPPHPPRRR, encoded by the coding sequence ATGGCAACCTCCGATCCCGGTCCCGGCGTCCTCGGCACGAGACTCGCGACGCTCATGGAGCTGCTCGACGGCGGCATCGGCCAGGTGTACGCCGAGATCGGCCTCCCCGGTCTGCGCGCGCGGTTCGCGCCGGTGCTCCTGGTGGTGGCCGACGACGGGCCGTGTTCGATCCGGGCCGTCGCGACGGCGATCGACGTGACCCATTCGGCGGCCAGTCAGACGGTCGCCGCGATGGCGCGTGCCGGGCTCGTGGAGGCGATCCCCGGCCGCGACGCGCGCACCAGGATGGTCACGCTCACCGACGAGGGGCGGCGCGTCCTGCCGGCGTTGCGGGCCGAGGTCGCCGCCACCACCACGGCGACCCGCGAGCTGGAGACCGAGCTGTCCATGCCGTTGCACGTGCTCGTGGACGAGGCGCTGGCCGCGCTCGCCCGCCGCCCGATGCGCGACCGGATCATCGCTGCCGACCCTGGCCTGCTCGGTGTTCGGGGCGGGGCCGCCGGGGCGGGCGGTCGCCGCGCGGGCGGCCCGCCGCACCCGCCGCGTCGACGGTGA
- a CDS encoding RICIN domain-containing protein → MGTFEVPRVAPRRRGWLSRAVAAVAAVVVGGTLVAVAPSPAAAATVDTNAWYVLVNRNSGKALDVYNLATSDGARITQWTRNNGNQQQWQFVDSGGGYYRLKSRHSGKVLDVYNFSTANGANIVQWSDGNGTNQQFRLADSDGGYVRLINRNSNKAMEVQNASTADGGNIVQYDDWGGTNQQWQLVRVGDTGNPGTPGGNFTNPVVWQDFADVDIIRVGDVYYMSASTMHYSPGAPVLRSYDLVNWEFAGHSVPRLDFGTKYDLPSGQHAYVNGIWASTLNYRPSNRTYYWAGCIDFAQTHIYTASAVDGTWSRHATIPNCYYDAGMLIDDNDTMYVAYGNGTISVAQLSADGRSQVRAQQVYQTPSSIGTLEGARFYKRNGAYYIWLTRPANGQYVLKSTNGPFGPYEQRQVLLNMQGPISGGGVPHQGGLVQTQNGAWYYMAFTDAYPGGRMPTLAPITWTADGWPQVQTVNGAWGVNYPNPLPLRPVKPLTGVDTFAGTQLGVQWEWNHNPDTSRFSVNNGLRLQTATVTNDLYRARNTVTHRIQGPTSTATVELDYSTMRDGDRTGLAMLRDNSAWIGVRRDNGATRVVMTNGLTMGSNWSTTSTGSEIASAAVSGGRIWLRANADIRPGSGRQARFSYSTDGVNFVSLGNALTLNNNWTFFMGYRFGIFNFATSALGGAVTVRRFELTTP, encoded by the coding sequence ATGGGTACCTTCGAGGTCCCCCGCGTCGCTCCGCGTCGGCGCGGGTGGTTGTCCCGGGCCGTCGCGGCGGTGGCGGCGGTCGTGGTGGGCGGCACGCTGGTGGCGGTCGCACCGTCGCCGGCCGCGGCGGCGACGGTCGACACCAACGCGTGGTACGTGTTGGTCAACCGCAACAGCGGTAAGGCCCTGGACGTGTACAACCTGGCCACGAGCGACGGTGCGCGAATCACCCAGTGGACCCGGAACAACGGTAACCAGCAGCAGTGGCAGTTCGTCGACTCCGGTGGTGGCTACTACCGGTTGAAGTCCCGGCACTCGGGCAAGGTGCTGGACGTCTACAACTTCTCCACCGCCAACGGCGCGAACATCGTGCAGTGGAGCGACGGCAACGGCACCAACCAGCAGTTCCGGCTCGCCGACTCCGACGGCGGGTACGTCCGCCTGATCAACCGCAACAGCAACAAGGCGATGGAGGTGCAGAACGCCTCCACCGCCGACGGCGGCAACATCGTGCAGTACGACGACTGGGGCGGCACCAACCAGCAGTGGCAGCTCGTCCGCGTCGGCGACACCGGCAACCCGGGCACCCCCGGCGGCAACTTCACCAACCCGGTGGTCTGGCAGGACTTCGCCGACGTCGACATCATCCGGGTCGGCGACGTCTACTACATGTCCGCCTCGACCATGCACTACTCGCCGGGCGCGCCGGTGCTGCGCTCGTACGACCTGGTGAACTGGGAGTTCGCCGGGCACTCGGTGCCCCGGCTGGACTTCGGCACCAAGTACGACCTGCCCAGCGGGCAACACGCGTACGTGAACGGGATCTGGGCCTCGACGCTGAACTACCGACCCAGCAACCGGACGTACTACTGGGCGGGCTGCATCGACTTCGCCCAGACCCACATCTACACCGCCTCCGCCGTGGACGGCACCTGGAGCCGGCACGCCACCATCCCCAACTGCTACTACGACGCCGGCATGCTGATCGACGACAACGACACCATGTACGTCGCGTACGGCAACGGCACGATCAGCGTGGCGCAGCTCTCCGCCGACGGACGCTCCCAGGTACGGGCCCAGCAGGTCTACCAGACGCCGTCGAGCATCGGCACGCTGGAGGGGGCCCGCTTCTACAAGCGCAACGGCGCCTACTACATCTGGCTGACCCGTCCGGCCAACGGCCAGTACGTGCTCAAGTCGACCAACGGCCCGTTCGGCCCGTACGAGCAGCGGCAGGTGCTGCTCAACATGCAGGGGCCGATCTCCGGCGGCGGCGTACCGCACCAGGGTGGGCTGGTGCAGACCCAGAACGGTGCCTGGTACTACATGGCGTTCACCGACGCGTACCCGGGCGGCCGGATGCCGACGCTGGCGCCGATCACCTGGACCGCCGACGGCTGGCCGCAGGTGCAGACGGTCAACGGCGCGTGGGGCGTGAACTACCCCAACCCGTTGCCGCTGCGGCCGGTCAAGCCGCTCACCGGGGTGGACACGTTCGCCGGCACCCAGCTCGGCGTGCAGTGGGAGTGGAACCACAACCCCGACACCAGCCGGTTCTCGGTGAACAACGGACTGCGCCTGCAGACCGCCACCGTCACCAACGACCTCTACCGGGCCCGCAACACCGTCACGCACCGTATCCAGGGGCCCACCTCGACCGCGACGGTCGAGCTGGACTACTCCACGATGCGCGACGGGGACCGCACCGGCCTGGCCATGCTGCGCGACAACTCGGCCTGGATCGGTGTACGCCGCGACAACGGCGCGACCCGGGTGGTGATGACCAACGGCCTCACCATGGGCAGCAACTGGAGCACCACGAGCACCGGCAGCGAGATCGCCAGTGCCGCGGTGTCCGGCGGCCGGATCTGGCTACGGGCCAACGCCGACATCAGACCCGGCTCCGGGCGGCAGGCGCGCTTCTCGTACAGCACCGACGGGGTCAACTTCGTCTCGCTGGGCAACGCCCTGACGCTCAACAACAACTGGACGTTCTTCATGGGGTACCGGTTCGGCATCTTCAACTTCGCCACCAGCGCCCTTGGTGGTGCGGTGACGGTGCGACGCTTCGAGTTGACGACGCCCTGA
- a CDS encoding LacI family DNA-binding transcriptional regulator: protein MTDVARLAGVSHQTVSRVLNGHPNVREQTRLRVQAAIAELGYRPNRAARALVTGRSQVIGVVAQNTTLYGPASLLTALEQVAAESGFAVSVGSVRDLDHRSISAAVERHLAHRVAGIVVIAPVESAGEALERLPKDVPLVTVDGDPRRPMPLVTVDQAAGARAATQHLLEAGHRTVWHVSGPSDWFDSAGRIEGWREALLAAGAEIPPLVPADWSAAAGYRCGQMLARMPDVTAVFTANDHLALGVLRALHEHGRRVPDDISVVGFDDVPEAAYFIPPLTTVRPDFDAVARASLEMLLTQIESASGGALRETVAPTLVSRQSVGRPPVR, encoded by the coding sequence ATGACGGACGTGGCTCGCCTCGCTGGTGTCTCGCACCAGACGGTGTCACGAGTGCTCAACGGCCACCCGAACGTCCGCGAACAGACCCGACTGCGGGTCCAGGCCGCCATCGCCGAGCTCGGTTACCGCCCCAACCGGGCGGCGCGCGCGTTGGTCACCGGTCGTTCGCAGGTGATCGGCGTGGTCGCCCAGAACACAACTCTCTACGGCCCGGCGTCGCTGCTCACCGCGCTGGAACAGGTCGCCGCCGAGTCCGGCTTCGCGGTCAGCGTGGGCAGCGTCCGGGACCTCGACCACCGGTCCATCTCGGCGGCGGTGGAGCGGCACCTGGCCCACCGGGTCGCCGGCATCGTGGTGATCGCGCCGGTGGAGTCGGCCGGCGAGGCGTTGGAGCGGCTGCCGAAGGACGTCCCGCTGGTCACCGTCGACGGGGATCCGCGCCGACCGATGCCACTGGTGACGGTGGACCAGGCCGCCGGTGCCCGGGCCGCCACCCAGCACCTGCTCGAGGCCGGGCACCGTACGGTGTGGCACGTCTCCGGTCCGTCCGACTGGTTCGACAGCGCGGGCCGGATCGAGGGCTGGCGGGAGGCCCTGCTCGCGGCCGGGGCGGAGATCCCACCGCTGGTGCCGGCGGACTGGTCCGCCGCCGCCGGTTACCGCTGCGGGCAGATGTTGGCCCGGATGCCCGACGTCACCGCCGTCTTCACCGCCAACGACCACCTCGCGCTCGGGGTGCTGCGGGCGTTGCACGAGCACGGTCGCCGGGTGCCGGACGACATCAGCGTGGTCGGCTTCGACGACGTGCCCGAGGCGGCCTACTTCATCCCGCCGCTGACCACCGTGCGGCCGGATTTCGACGCGGTGGCCCGGGCCAGCCTGGAGATGCTGCTGACCCAGATCGAGTCGGCCAGCGGGGGCGCGCTGCGCGAGACGGTCGCACCGACCCTGGTCTCCCGGCAGAGCGTGGGGCGGCCACCGGTCCGCTGA
- a CDS encoding endo-1,4-beta-xylanase — translation MNHRSTDDRGPTIRPRALLFSIVAGTALLASTMLVAPAANAAASTLGAAAAQSGRYFGAATNSFMLNGQHVTILNREFNSIVAENEMKWDATEPQQNGFNFTGGDRLVAHARANGMSVRGHALVWHAQQPGWAQNLSGTALRNAMTNHITRVAGHFRGQIHSWDVVNEAFADGGGGGRRDSNLQRTGNDWIEVAFRTARTADPSAKLCYNDYNTDGVNAKSTGIYNMVRDFKARGVPIDCVGFQSHLGTTLSSDYQANLQRFADLGVDVQITELDVAQGSNQASIYERVTRACLAVARCTGITVWGVRDNDSWRRNENPLLFDANGNKKPAYQSVLNALNSVSGPNPTTPPPTTTPPPSTGGGCTASVSLNSWNGGFVATVKVTAGNSAIRGWSVRVALPGGTAVTGTWNTQASGSSGTVNFANVGYNGQVGAGGSTEFGFQGTGTGPSGTPTCTAS, via the coding sequence ATGAATCACAGATCCACCGACGACAGGGGCCCGACGATCCGGCCGCGCGCCCTGCTCTTCTCCATCGTGGCGGGCACCGCGCTGCTCGCCTCGACCATGCTCGTCGCTCCGGCCGCCAACGCCGCCGCCAGCACACTCGGCGCGGCGGCGGCCCAGAGTGGGCGCTATTTCGGCGCCGCCACCAACTCGTTCATGCTCAACGGTCAACACGTGACGATCCTCAACCGCGAGTTCAACTCCATCGTGGCCGAGAACGAGATGAAGTGGGACGCCACCGAACCCCAGCAGAACGGCTTCAACTTCACCGGCGGCGACCGGCTCGTCGCACACGCCCGGGCCAACGGCATGTCGGTACGCGGGCACGCCCTGGTCTGGCACGCCCAGCAGCCGGGCTGGGCACAGAACCTCTCCGGCACCGCGCTGCGCAACGCCATGACCAACCACATCACCCGGGTCGCCGGCCACTTCCGGGGCCAGATCCACTCCTGGGACGTGGTGAACGAGGCGTTCGCCGACGGCGGTGGCGGCGGTCGGCGTGACTCCAACCTCCAGCGCACCGGCAACGACTGGATCGAGGTCGCGTTCCGGACCGCGCGCACCGCCGACCCGAGCGCCAAGCTCTGCTACAACGACTACAACACCGACGGGGTCAACGCGAAGTCGACCGGCATCTACAACATGGTGCGCGACTTCAAGGCCCGTGGGGTGCCGATCGACTGCGTGGGCTTCCAGTCCCACCTGGGCACCACGCTCTCCAGCGACTACCAGGCCAACCTGCAACGCTTCGCCGACCTCGGCGTGGACGTGCAGATCACCGAGTTGGACGTCGCCCAGGGGTCCAACCAGGCGAGCATCTACGAACGGGTCACCCGCGCCTGCCTGGCGGTGGCCCGGTGCACCGGCATCACCGTGTGGGGCGTACGCGACAACGACTCGTGGCGGCGCAACGAGAACCCGCTGCTCTTCGACGCGAACGGCAACAAGAAGCCGGCGTACCAGTCGGTGCTCAACGCGCTGAACAGCGTCAGCGGGCCGAACCCGACCACCCCGCCGCCCACCACCACCCCGCCCCCGTCGACCGGTGGCGGATGCACCGCATCGGTGTCGCTGAACTCGTGGAACGGCGGCTTCGTGGCCACCGTCAAGGTCACCGCCGGCAACTCCGCGATCCGTGGCTGGAGCGTACGGGTCGCGCTGCCCGGCGGCACCGCGGTCACCGGCACCTGGAACACCCAGGCCAGCGGCAGCAGCGGCACGGTGAACTTCGCCAACGTCGGCTACAACGGCCAGGTCGGTGCCGGCGGCAGCACCGAATTCGGCTTCCAGGGCACCGGAACGGGTCCGTCCGGTACCCCCACCTGCACGGCGAGCTGA
- a CDS encoding PHB depolymerase family esterase, producing MTRTRAGLLASLATALLLAVAGVALSPSPAVAASLVEVTSFGNNPGNMRMHIYAPDNRPANPAIVVAMHGCGGSGTGFYSSSEFARLADQYGYLVIYPTATQQAGFGNCFDVWSAASKRRDGGSDPVSIMSMVSYAQRQYGGDPQRVYATGSSSGGMATQALLALYPDVFKAGAAFMGVPFNCFANAADFPPTNSQCVNGRMDRTPQQWGDAVRQAYPGYSGARPRIQLWHGTNDTLIPFQLLQEAVEQWTNVFGLSQTPTSSDTPQANWNRRRFANSSGTVQVEAYSIQGAGHTLPSTGMARAAIDFFGLTSTPTTPPPTTPPPTTPPPTTPPPTTPPPTTPPPTTPPPGATTCRVQYSADSWNNGLVGTVTVTNNTPNPVNGWTLQWTWPNGQQVTSAWNATVTQSGSQATARNVAWNATIPGNQSVSFGFQATHNGTNNPPTGFTLNGLGCQ from the coding sequence ATGACCCGAACGAGAGCGGGGCTGCTGGCATCCCTGGCCACCGCGTTACTTCTCGCCGTGGCGGGCGTCGCCCTGTCCCCGTCACCGGCCGTCGCCGCGTCGCTGGTCGAGGTGACCAGCTTCGGCAACAACCCGGGCAACATGCGCATGCACATCTACGCGCCGGACAACCGGCCGGCCAATCCGGCGATCGTGGTCGCCATGCACGGCTGCGGCGGATCCGGCACCGGCTTCTACTCCAGCAGCGAGTTCGCCCGGCTCGCCGACCAGTACGGCTACCTGGTCATCTACCCCACCGCGACCCAACAGGCCGGTTTCGGCAACTGCTTCGACGTGTGGTCGGCCGCCTCGAAGCGCCGCGACGGCGGCAGCGACCCGGTCTCCATCATGTCGATGGTCAGCTACGCCCAGCGGCAGTACGGCGGCGACCCGCAGCGGGTCTACGCCACCGGCAGTTCCTCCGGCGGCATGGCCACCCAGGCCCTGCTCGCCCTCTACCCGGACGTGTTCAAGGCCGGCGCGGCCTTCATGGGCGTGCCGTTCAACTGCTTCGCCAACGCCGCCGACTTCCCGCCGACCAACAGCCAGTGCGTCAACGGCCGGATGGACCGCACCCCGCAGCAGTGGGGCGACGCGGTGCGGCAGGCGTACCCCGGCTACAGCGGTGCGCGTCCCCGCATCCAGCTCTGGCACGGGACCAACGACACGCTCATCCCGTTCCAGCTCCTGCAGGAGGCGGTCGAGCAGTGGACCAACGTCTTCGGGTTGAGCCAGACGCCGACGTCCTCGGACACCCCGCAGGCCAACTGGAACCGGCGGCGGTTCGCCAACTCCTCCGGCACGGTCCAGGTCGAGGCGTACAGCATCCAGGGTGCCGGGCACACCCTGCCGTCGACGGGCATGGCCCGGGCCGCCATCGACTTCTTCGGCCTGACCTCCACCCCCACCACTCCCCCGCCCACCACCCCACCCCCGACCACGCCGCCGCCCACCACCCCACCTCCGACCACCCCGCCGCCCACCACGCCGCCGCCCACCACTCCGCCGCCGGGCGCCACGACCTGCCGGGTGCAGTACTCGGCCGACTCGTGGAACAACGGTCTCGTCGGCACGGTGACCGTCACCAACAACACCCCGAACCCGGTCAACGGCTGGACGTTGCAGTGGACCTGGCCGAACGGCCAGCAGGTCACCAGCGCGTGGAACGCCACGGTGACCCAGAGCGGCAGCCAGGCGACCGCGCGCAACGTCGCCTGGAACGCCACGATCCCCGGTAACCAGAGCGTCAGCTTCGGCTTCCAGGCCACCCACAACGGCACCAACAACCCACCCACCGGCTTCACCCTCAACGGGCTCGGCTGCCAGTGA
- a CDS encoding sugar ABC transporter substrate-binding protein codes for MERRALLSVGLTVLLGASATLAAGCGADGTGSGGTTQLVGVDYPRSDTDFWNSYIRYVPQFADELGVEIKTTNSQNDIANLISNTQAFMSQGVKGVVMAPQDTAAIAPTLTQLESRDIPVVTIDTRPDTGKVFMVVRADNRAYGIKACQFLGTKLGGKGKVVMLQGGLDSINGRDRTEAFNECMRKDFPAITVFGEATDWKADVAASKLQTRFASDPDVKGIYMQSSFALSGTLQILKQRGLQVPPSDPKHVFVVSNDGIPEELKNIGEGLIDATVSQPADLYAKYGLEYVKAAMDGKTFQPGPTDHGSTIIQVRDGLLEDQLPAPLVTVDGAPVAGEPTLKFDDASLWGNNA; via the coding sequence ATGGAACGTAGAGCTCTGCTGAGCGTGGGGCTGACCGTGCTGCTCGGTGCCTCGGCCACGCTCGCCGCCGGGTGCGGCGCGGACGGTACCGGCTCAGGCGGGACGACGCAGCTCGTCGGCGTCGACTACCCGCGATCCGACACCGACTTCTGGAACTCCTACATCAGGTACGTGCCGCAGTTCGCCGACGAGCTGGGCGTCGAGATCAAGACCACCAACTCGCAGAACGACATCGCCAACCTCATCTCGAACACCCAGGCGTTCATGAGCCAAGGGGTCAAGGGCGTGGTGATGGCACCGCAGGACACCGCCGCCATCGCGCCCACCCTGACGCAGTTGGAGAGCCGGGACATCCCGGTGGTCACGATCGACACCCGACCGGACACCGGCAAGGTGTTCATGGTCGTCCGTGCCGACAACCGCGCCTACGGCATCAAGGCCTGCCAGTTCCTCGGCACCAAGCTCGGTGGCAAGGGCAAGGTCGTGATGCTCCAGGGCGGCCTGGACTCGATCAACGGCCGGGACCGCACCGAGGCGTTCAACGAGTGCATGCGCAAGGACTTCCCCGCCATCACCGTCTTCGGCGAGGCCACCGACTGGAAGGCCGACGTGGCGGCGTCGAAGCTGCAGACCCGGTTCGCCTCGGACCCGGACGTCAAGGGCATCTACATGCAGTCCTCGTTCGCCCTGTCCGGCACGCTGCAGATCCTCAAGCAGCGCGGCCTCCAGGTGCCGCCGAGCGACCCGAAGCACGTCTTCGTGGTCTCCAACGACGGCATCCCCGAGGAGCTGAAGAACATCGGCGAGGGCCTCATCGACGCCACCGTCAGCCAACCCGCCGACCTGTACGCCAAGTACGGGCTGGAGTACGTGAAGGCGGCGATGGACGGCAAGACGTTCCAGCCCGGCCCGACCGACCACGGCAGCACCATCATCCAGGTGCGCGACGGCCTGCTGGAGGACCAGCTCCCGGCGCCGCTGGTGACGGTGGACGGCGCACCGGTCGCGGGTGAGCCGACGCTGAAGTTCGACGACGCCTCCCTGTGGGGCAACAACGCATGA